AAACAACTCAAAACAGTTGTTTCTTAATGGTCAAAACTAGATACATATGAACCGCAGAACCggtaaataataaataaatgttTATGATTTCAAGAACTTCAGTTCCAGTTAAGGTGTTTTCAATTTTGGCTATCAAGGATATGGTTCCTCATCATAGTTGCTGTCAAATGTACGAGACCTAGCGTGTGCTGTCCTTGTAATAATTTCTTTATTTCTTAGGGATAGCAATATATGAGTGTAATTCTTCGCCATTTCTAATACGATTCTAGACCTATTTGCTAAAGAAATACAACGACTAGAGCAAAATTTACAACCAGGGGAGAAATAGAATatctgccccccccccccccccccccccccccttcacCTTTTGGATTGGTGGATAAAAAGTTTCATCGAGTTCTGTAGATATTCCACTCACTCAACCAGCAAAGCCACACATGTGGACTGCAGCTCACGGCCCTGAGCCCATTGCAAGCATGATGCCTCACCTCTTCCGGGAGGGGGGCCATGCCACGTCGGCCGGCCAAAGATACCCCGATCCTACGTGGCCCAATGACGCTCGGGCGCACAGATATTGCGCCCAATGGCGGGCGGCATTTGGATATCCCCATCCCGCTCCGTCTCCTCTCCGGCcgctcgtgctcgtgctcgtgctctTAATAGCAGCCGCAGATTCTGCTCCGCTCTCAAACGCCACTtgtcctccctccctcctctcgtcTCCCCGTCACCTCAGGATCAGCAAGCGGCAATGGTGATGGCGTCGTCGAGCGGGCTCCGGAGCTGCAGCGCCGTGGGCGTGCCCAGCCTGCTGGCGCCGTCGTCCCGCTCCGGCCGGCTGCCGTTCTGCGCCAACGCCACCACCTCCGGCCGCGTCACCATGTCCGCCGAGTGGATGCCCGGCCAGCCCCGCCCCGCCCACCTCGACGGCTCCTCTCCTGGGTAATACTCACGGCCAATCAccacgacgacgccggcgtcgaGGCTGATGAACTGACGAGTGATGACTGACGATGCTTGTGTCTGTTTTCCAGGGACTTCGGCTTCGACCCCCTGGGCCTCGCCACCGTTCCGGAGAACTTCGAGCGGTTCAAGGAGTCCGAGGTCTACCACTGCCGCTGGGCCATGCTCGCCGTGGTACGCCGCTGTGCTGCCTCTCTGATTACTTACGATCATGTCATGAACTATGGCATGGACCTGACAGATGAGCTTTGCAATTGTGTGGCATGCAGCCCGGGATCTTGGTGCCTGAGGCGCTGGGCCTTGGCAACTGGGTGAAGGCGCAGGAGTGGGCGGCCGTCCCCGGCGGGCAGGCCACATACCTGGGCAACCCGGTGCCGTGGGGCACGCTGCCCACCATCCTGGTGATCGAATTCGTGGCCATCGCCTTCGCCGAGCACCAGCGCACCATGGAGAAGGACCCCGAGAAGAAGAAGTACCCCGGCGGCGCCTTCGACCCGCTCGGCTTCTCCAAGGACCCCGTCAAGTTCGAGGAGTACAAGCTCAAGGAGATCAAGAACGGTGAGTCTCCTGGTTTTGTGTACTATATGATCTCGTTGTTGTAGTGACAGCCTCCCACTCCATTGATCATACGCTAACCACTGGGCATCGTCTAAACGATTGTGCATGATGATGAGCAGGCCGGCTTGCGATGTTGGCGTTCGTGGGGTTCTGCGTGCAGCAGTCGGCGTACCCCGGCACCGGGCCGCTGGAGAACCTGGCTACCCACCTCGCCGACCCGTGGCACAACAACATCGGCGACATCATCATCCCCAGAACGATCTACCCTTGAGCTGAGATGATTGTGAGAGAAGAGGATGAGACGAGACAGGAGATGGGGCTGTGCTGGGAGTGTGGATGATGTTCTATGTGTGTGATTGGTTGGTTACTGGGCACTGCCTGCGTGCGTGCAGGAACTGTACAACGAACAACGACGGCGACTTTCCGGCCGGCCGGGAACCCCTTATAATGTAAAGCTTATTATTATTAAGTAGCGGCTACCCTTATGAATCCACCCAAGTTTTGTGCCAAAACCAAACTATAGCTTTGCTATGTTCCCCATTGTTTTGCCGGAGGGCAAATCAGAGGAAGTTCAGCGTGTGTTTGATTTGGGATCAAATGAGATGTGTTGGATTCATCCTACTTTTCTTGGTCAGGTTCAATCCGTcttgtgtttggttgggagGGATGTGTCCATCTTGGTTTTTTTGAAAGGTGAGATTTAATACCGTTAACCACGGTTAATCCCATCTGTCATCCATGGATCTCATGTGCTATCCTAATTTCCCTtacatttgttttctttt
Above is a genomic segment from Setaria viridis chromosome 4, Setaria_viridis_v4.0, whole genome shotgun sequence containing:
- the LOC117853799 gene encoding chlorophyll a-b binding protein 1B-21, chloroplastic, whose protein sequence is MVMASSSGLRSCSAVGVPSLLAPSSRSGRLPFCANATTSGRVTMSAEWMPGQPRPAHLDGSSPGDFGFDPLGLATVPENFERFKESEVYHCRWAMLAVPGILVPEALGLGNWVKAQEWAAVPGGQATYLGNPVPWGTLPTILVIEFVAIAFAEHQRTMEKDPEKKKYPGGAFDPLGFSKDPVKFEEYKLKEIKNGRLAMLAFVGFCVQQSAYPGTGPLENLATHLADPWHNNIGDIIIPRTIYP